The Thermoleophilia bacterium sequence CTCTATCCCCGGATCATGTCCGATTACGCCCTCAAAGAACTCCGCCCACTCGGTCTCGAAGGAGAGCAGCAGGGCGGCGCTGTCCTGGACGCCGAGCTCGTCGCGGTAACGGGCGGCCCGGGCGGCGGGAAGCTCGGGCAGCGCGTCCTGCGCCGCCTTGAGCATCGCTTCGGTCGGGACGATCGCGACCAGGTCGGGCTCCGGCATATACCGGTAGTCGTGCGACTCCTCTTTCGAGCGAAGGGAGTGGAGCTCACCGGTCGAGGGGTCGAAGTGGAGTGTCTCCTGGACCACCCGGCCGCCAGAACCGATCAGTTCCTTCTGCCGCGCGATCTCCGCCTCGATCCCGCGTTCGATGAACCGGAAGGAGTTCATGTTCTTCATTTCGGTCTTGGTGCCGAGCTCTGAGGTGCCGACCGGGCGGACCGACACGTTGGCGTCGCAGCGCAGGCTGCCCTCTTCCATGTTGACGTCGGAGACGCCGAGTTCCTTGACCGTGGCTCGAAGCAGCTGCCCCCACTCACGCACCTGCGCGCCACTCTTCAGGTCGGGTTCGGTGACGATCTCGACCAGGGGCGTTCCGCCGCGGTTGAAGTCCACCATCGACGAGTCGGAGCCCTGGATGCGCCCGCTCTCACCGACGTGGACCATCTTCGCCGCATCCTCTTCGAGATGGGCGCGATTGATGCGGACGTCGCCGAGGCGACCGCTGCCACAGATCGGGATTTCGAACTGGGTGATCTGGTACGCCTTGGGATTGTCCGGATAGAAGTAGTTCTTGCGGTGGAAGATCGAACTCGGGGCGATCTCGCAATCGAGCGCGGCGCCGATCAGCAGGGCGTATTCGATCGCCTTGCGGTTCGGGACCGGCAGCACTCCGGGATGGGCCAGGCAGATCGGGCAGGTGTGGATGTTCGGATCGTCACCGAAAGAAAGCGGGCAACCGCAGAACATCTTGGTCTCGGTGGCGAGCTGCACGTGGATCTCGAGTCCGATCACCGCTTCGAGTTCTTCGGCCATCAGATCCTTCCCCCGCCGTTGTCGAAGGCGATCGCCTTTTCCAGCGCAAACGAGGCTTCAAGCAGCTTCTGCTCGCCGAAGGCCGGCGCCGCGATCTGGAAGCCGACCGGCATTGCGGTGCCACCTTCCTCGGGAGTGGCCATTCCGGCCGGGATCGAGATCGCCGGGATCCCGGCGAGGGACATCGGCACCGTGAACAGGTCGGTCATGTACATCGTCAGCGGGTCGGCGGTCTTTTCCCCGAGCCCGAACGCGACTGACGGCGAGGTCGGAGTGATCACGAAATCAACCTTGGCGAAGGCCGAGTTGAAGTCATCGACGATCTTCGTCCGGACCCGCTGCGCCCGGCCGTAGTAGGCGTCGTAGTAGCCGGATGAGAGCGCGTAGGTGCCGAGCATGATCCGCCGCTTGACCTCCGGCCCGAAGAAGTCGCCGCGGGTGTCCTCGTACATCGAGGCCAGGTCCCGGTCGCTGGCTCGTTGCCCGTACCGCACCCCGTCGTAACGCGAGAGATTGGTCGAAGCTTCTGCCGGCGCCAGCACGTAGTAGGCGGAGATGCCGTGTTTGGCGTGTGGCAGCGCGATCGTCTCGACCGTGCCGCCCAGGCCCTCGATCCGCTCGACTGTGCGGTCGAACACGGCCTTGACCCCCGGGTCGACGCCCTCGCCGACCAGGTCCGCCGGAACGCCGAACTTCAGTCCATTGAGGTTCGCGGCCGACGGCAGCGCGATGCCGCCTTCGATACCGGTCGACGTCGAGTCCATCTCATCGCGCCCCTCGAGCCGAGCCAGGAGCAGCGCGGCGTCGGTCACGTCCTGGGTGATCGGGCCACACTGGTCGAGCGAAGAAGCGAAGGCGATCATCCCGTAGCGGGAGATCGAGCCGTAGGTGGGCTTCAACCCGACCACACCGCAGAAAGCGGCCGGCTGGCGGACCGAGCCGCCGGTGTCGGTTCCAAGCGCCCAGGGGGCCAGACCGCCGGCCACCACGGCCGCCGAGCCACCGGACGAACCGCCTGGCACCCGCGAGCGGTCCCAGGGATTGAGCGCCGGGCCGTAAGCGGAGTTCTCGTTGGACGAGCCCATCGCGAATTCGTCCATGTTGGTCTTGCCGAGCATCGGCACTCCGGCAGAAGCCAGGCGGGCCACGGCGGTCGCGTCGTAAGGCGGGCGGTATCCCTCGAGGATCTTCGAGGCCGCCGTGGTCGGGACGCCGGTCGTGCAGAAGATGTCCTTGATCGCGAGCGGGACCCCAGCAACCGGGTCCTGGGCCTCCTGGTCGACAGAGCCAACCGCACTTTCTGCGTCGGCTCGCCAGAGGTAGCCGTTCAAGTCGTCGGCCGCGGTGCGCTCGAGCCAGATATCGAGGCACTCCTGGCGCGACACCTCATTGCCCTCGATGAGCGCCGCGGTTTCGGCCGCGGTTGCGGCAAGCAGGTCGGATTCGGCCACGTTCAGCCTTCGGCCTGGGGAGACGGAACGCGGAAAGCGCCGTCGACCGGGTCCGGCGCCTGCCCCAGGGCTACATCACGATCCAGGCTCGGCCGGGCCACGTCATCACGCAGGACGTTCTCGAGCGGCACGACGTGGGAAGTGGGTTCGACTCCCTCGATGTCGATCTCGGCCAGACGGTCGACGTGGTCGAGGATCGAAGAGAGTTCAGTCTCCAGCCGCGACACTTCGTCGTCGTCCAGCTTCAGCCTCGAAAGACGGGCCACGTGCAGAACCTGTTCGCGCTCGATCACGGCGCGGAGTCTACCGGCCTAGTTTTCGCGAGAGGTGCTTCGCCAGCCGGCCACTGAAAGCAGCACCGCGCCGATGAAACCGAGGAAGAATCCGGTTTTGAGACCGCCGTCGGGTGACCAGATCAGCTTGAGCACGAGCACCAAGGCCGCAATCAGGGCGAGGGTCGAAAGGAAGGTCTCGAACACGATCGGCACGTTGGTCGTATGGGTCACGGCCAGCACGACCGGCAGGATCAGGCCCGAGATGGCGGCCACGCCGAGGATCACGTCGAGCAGGCTGATCGCCTCCAGCCCGGTCTGCTCCCCGTACCAGGGAAGCGACAGTCCGATCAGAATCAGCAGCCCGCAGGCCGACGCGACCCATTCGCCGGGGTGAACCCGTCCGAAATTCACGCCTGGATGCCCCTGGTCGAAACCATTCTGGCCGGGCAGGCTATCGGAGACACGTGATCTCAGCCTCGGGCTTTAGCCGCGGAAAGCGTGTTGGCCATCAGCATCGCGATCGTCATCGGCCCGACTCCGCCGGGAACCGGGGTCAGGGCGCCGGCGACTTCGGAGACTTCGGGGAAGTTCACGTCGCCGCGCAGGCCGTCTTCGGTCCGGTTCATGCCGACGTCGATCACGGTCGCGCCGGGCTTGACATGCTCGGCCGATATCAGCTCGGGCACGCCGACGGCGGCGATCAGGACATCGGCCCGCCGGCAGACCCCGGCCAGGTCACGGGTCCGCGAATGGCAGACCGTCACCGTGGCGTTGCGCGACAGCAGTAGGCTGAACAACGGCCGGCCGACCAGGTTCGAGCGGCCGACGATCACCGCCTCCGCCCCGTTCAGGTCGAATCCTTCGTGGTCGAGCAGCTCGACCACGCCGGCGGGTGTGCAGGGCACCAGTCCCGGCCGGCCCGAAGCGAGCATGCCGGCGCTGGCCGGAGTCAGCCCGTCGACATCCTTGGCCGGGTTGATCGCGCTGACCACCGCGTCGGGATCGATGTGATCCGGGACCGGCAGCTGGACCAGGATGCCGTCGACCGATTCATCGGTGCCGAGTTCTTCGACCAGGGCGACCAGATCCGCCTCCGGGGTGTCGGCGGCGAGCCCGTGGTGGACAGACTTCATTCCCGCGGCTTCGCAGGCCTTGTGCTTGTTGGCCACGTAGATCTCCGAAGCGGGATCGGCGCCGACCAGAACGGTCGCCAGGGTTGGGATCCGGCCCGAGTCCTCGACGAACGCGGCGACTTCTTTTCCCACCCTGTCGCGCACTTCCTGCGAGACCTGCTTGCCGTCGATCGTCCGCGCGCCCATCTGGTCACCTCTTCTTGATCGGGGCGTATTCGGCCATCAGTTTGCGTTCGGTCCCATCGGCGGAGAAGCGCACGATCACGACGCCGCCGGGCTCGGTGCCGATTACCACGCCCTCGCCGAAGGAAGCGTGAACGACATCGTCGCCCAGTGATACTTCGACCGCGGTCGACGGCTGAATCGGATCGGATCCGCTGCCCAGACCGCCCGACAGGGAACTGAAACCGCCGGACGAAGGTGAACCCCAGCTGGTCGAGGTGCCGATCCCGCCACCAACCGCCGAGCCCTGCTGGTGGACAAGCGAAGCCGGAAATTCGTCGAGGAAGCGTGACGGCATCGTCGCTTCCGACCGGCCTCCGTAGAGCCGCCGGGTTCGAGCGCTGGTGAGGTAAAGCCGCTGCCGGGCCCGGGTGATGCCGACGTAACAAAGGCGCCGCTCTTCCTCTTCCTCACCTTCGTCGAGTGCCCTGGAGTGCGGGAAGACGCCGTCCTCGCAGCCGATGATGAAGACCGTGTCGTACTCGAGGCCCTTGGCGTTGTGCAGGGTCATCAGGGTCAGCAAGGACTCGCTTTTCTCAAGTTTGTCCTGATCGGTGTAGAGCGAGATCTGCTGGAGGAACTCGTCGAGCGGAGCGATCTCGCTCTCGCCTTCGAGCGCGCGGTTGGTGTCGAACTCGGCGGCGACGCCGACCAGCTCCCGGAGGTTCTCCGTCCGGCCCTCGGCCTCGACGGTGCGTTCGGCCTCGAGGGCATCGAAGTAGCCCGATTCGGTGAGCACCGCCTCGAGGGTTTCCGAGACCGGCGAGCGTTCCGACTTGGCCCGCAGTCCCATCATCGTGCTCTGGAACTCGGTGACGCAGCGCACCGCGGCGCCGCTCAGGCCCGGCACCGTCTCGGCCGCCGAGGCGACGTCCCAGATGTCCTCGCCGGTGGTGTTGGCGTGGGCCAGGATTCGGGCCTGGCTGGTGTCGCCGATACCGCGCCGCGGCGTGTTGACGACCCGGCTGAAGGAGACCGAGTCACGGGGGTTGGAGATGTACTGGAGATAGGCGATCGCGTCCTTGATCTCGGCCCGCTCGTAGAACTTGGTGCCGCCGATCACCTGGTAGGGCGTGCCGAAACGGACCAGGGTGTCTTCGACCACGCGGCTCATCGCGTTGGTCCGGTAGAAGATCGCGATGTCCTCGGTGGTCAGGCCCTCTTCGTCGATCAGCCGGTCGACTTCGCCGGCGACCCAGCGGGCTTCTTCGTGCTCGTCGCCCAGGCGCACGACCTCGATCTCATCACCCTGGCCGGCTTCGGTCCAGAGCTTCTTCGGGCGGCGGTCCCGGTTGTTCTCCACCACCGCATTCGCCGCGGTGAGGATGGTCTGGGTCGAGCGGTAGTTCTGCTCGAGCTTGACCACCTTCGCGTTCGGGAAATCCTTCTCGAAGTCGAGGATGTTGCGGACGTCGGCGTGGCGGAACCCGTAGACGGACTGGTCCTCGTCCCCGACCACGGTCAGGTTGCCGTGCTCGGCCGCGAGAAGCTGGAGCAGGCGGTACTGCGCGTGGTTCGTGTCCTGGTATTCGTCGACCAGGATGTAACGGAAGGTTCGGCGCCAGCGGTCACGCGCCGACTCGAAGAGCTCGAGCACGTTGACCGTGCGGACCAGCAGGTCGTCGAAGTCCATCGCGTTGTTCTCGACCATGCGTTTCTCGTAGAGCTCGTACACCCCGGCGACGGTGTCCTCGAAATACGAGCCGCCGTGCTGTGCGTAGGCCTCGGAGTCGAGCAGTTCGTTCTTGGCCCCGGAGATGCCGTTCTGGATCGCCCGCGCGGGAAAGCGCTTCGGATCGACGTCGAGTTCCACCATGACGCGCTTGATCATCCGCAGCGAATCGGCCTGGTCGTAGATCGTGAAGGACTTCGAATAACCCAGCTTCTCGGCGTCGGCCCGGAGCATCCGGGCGCAGGCCGAATGGAAGGTGGTGACCCACATCGCGCGGGCGCGGGCGCCGACCAGCTGCTCGACCCGCTCCTGCATCTCTTTGGCGGCGCGGTTGGTGAAGGTGATCGCGAGGATCTCCCCCGGGCGGGCGCGCCTGGTCGAGAGCAGATGCGCGATCCGGTGGGTCAGGACCCTCGTTTTACCGGATCCGGCCCCGGCGATCACCAGCAGCGGACCGTCCCCGTACTCGACGGCTTCCTGCTGCGGGGGATTCAGATCCGGGGTCGTGTTGGTGAGGGCCTCCACCAGTCGAGGATATACATCTGCGCGGCGGCGCCCGACAGCTTTTACGCGGGATCAGCCGCCGGCCGAGGACCGGCCTTTGCGCGGCTTGGTCACCGGATGCTCGGCCTTGGGATCTTCGCCCCCGGACAGGTCCGCAACCTGCTTTTCCAGTTCCTTGATCCTCGCCGAAAGTGACTTGACCGCATCCTGAAGCGGGTCCGGCAGGTGGATCCAGTCAGCGTCCGGACCCTCGACCTTGCGGCCTTCGATACGCACCGGGTGGCCGGGGTTGCCGACCACCGTCGACCGGGAGGGAACGTCCTCGACCACGACGGTGTTCGCCCCGATCTTCGCGCCGTGGCCGACCGTGATCGGGCCGAGCAGCTTGGCCCCGGAACCGATCGTCACGTTGTCCTCGATCGTCGGGTGCCGTTTGCCGGCCTGGAAACCGGTGCCGCCCAGGGTCACGCCCTGGTAGAGCGTCACGTTGTCGCCGATCTCGGCGGTCTCCCCGATCACCACGCCGGCCCCATGGTCGATGAAGAACCCTTCGCCGATCCGGGCCCCGGGATGGATCTCGATGCCGGTGATGACCCGGCTGATGAACGAGATGGCCAGCGGCACGAGCGGCAGCTTCCGGCAGTAGAGCCGGTGCGCCAGGCGGTAGGCGAGCACGGCCTGCACGCCGGGCCAGGTCGCCAGGATCTCGATTGTGGAAGCGGTAGCCGTCGCGGGATCGCGGCCCCGGGCCGCGGCCACTTGCGACTTGATGCCGCTCACCGCATTGGTGATGTGGTCAGGTCGGGCCATCGACTGAGGAGAGTACTCGTGCCTCGTCCCGCTCAGGGCGCGAAGAACGGAAGTGACATGTAACGGTCACCGGAATCGCAGACGATCGTGACGACCCGGCCACCCTTCATGTCCGGGCGTTTCGCCACCTCCAGCGCGGCGAAGACGTTCGCGCCGGCGGAGATTCCCCCGAGTATTCCTTCGCGGCCGGCGAGCTGCCGGGCTGTTTTCAGGGCTTCGTCGTCGGAGACCGGAAGGATCTCGTCGAGCAGGTCCTGGTCGAGGACCTCCGGCACGAATCCCGGCCCGATCCCCTGGATCCGGTGGGGGCCGGTGCTGCCGCCGGAGAGAACCGGCGACGATGCGGGCTCGACCGCGATGATCTTCGCGTCCGATCCCTGCTCCTTCAGGTACCGCGCGACCCCGGTGATCGTGCCGCCGGTACCGACGCCACAGACGAAAGCCGCGATCTCTCCTTCCGTGTCATCCCAGATCTCGGGTCCGGTGGTCCGGAAATGGGCTTCCGGGTTGGCCGGGTTGGAGAACTGCTGCGGCATATAGCCCTTGCGCTGCTCGCAGATGCGCGCGGCGAGCTCTACCGCCTCGTCCATTCCGCCCATCGAGGGCGTTTCCTGGACCTCGGCTCCGTAGGCCCGCAGCAACTTGGCCCGTTCGCGGCTCATGCCTTCCGGCATGGTCAGGATCAGCTCGTATCCGCGTGCGGCGCAGATCATGGCCAGGGCGATGCCGGTGTTGCCGCTGGTCGGCTCGACGATCACCGACTCGCCACGGACCAGCTTGCCTTGGGCCTCCGCCGCGCCGATCATGGCCGCGCCGATCCGGTCCTTGACCGAACCGCCGGGATTGAAGTATTCGAGCTTGGCGCAGACTTCCGCGCCGACCCCTTCGCCGATCCGGGCCAGGGAGACGAGCGGGGTCCCGCCGACGGTTGCCGATGCCTGAGGGGCGATCAAATGAAGTACATCCTCGCCGCGGCCTCTTCGGCTTCGCGGCGTTCGATCTCGGCGATGGTCGTCTCACCGAAGACCTTGCGCAGGGCGGTAATGCCGTCGAGCCAGATTCCCCCGGCCTCATCGGCTTCCTGGCCGACCTTTCCGTCCAGCGCCTGCACCACTTCGAGCACAGTGATCTCATCTGCCGGCCGGGACAACGTGTAGCCGCCCTTGCTGCCGCGGTGACTGGTCAGGAGTCCCGAGCGGCGCAGCGTCGAGAAGAGCTGCTCGAGGAACTGGTCCGGGATATCCCGGCGCTCGGCGAGCTCCTTGACCGGCATCGGGCGGTCACCCGAGCGGGCCAGCTCGGCCATGGCCACCACGGCGTAGCGGGATTTGGAGGTGATCGAAATCACCCCCCCTTTTTACAGCAATTCGCCGACGAAAGCTGACTAAATGAGTCAGGAATCGGGAGTTTGCGGCGGTGCAGCTTCGATCCGGGCAAGCGCTACGTCGATCCGGGTGAGGCTTCGTTCCTTGCCCAGCACCGCCAGCGACTCGAAGATCCCCGGAGAAACCGTGGTACCGGTGATCGCGACCCGGATTGGCTGATAGACCTTGCCCGGCTTGAGATCGAGGCGCTCGGGGATCGGCTCGACCGCCGCCTCGACCACCTCGGTCGTAAAGACGCCAAGGCCGGAAAGCGCCTCGCGAACCGCCGCCAGAGCGGTCCCGGCGTCGTTCTTCATGATCTTCCGCCACGCCTTCTCGTCTTCGACCGGCTCCTCGAAGACGAAGCGGATCAACGGCCAGACCTCGTCCAGGGTCGAAGCCTTCTCCTGGCTGATACGGCAGGCCTCGGTGAGCTCAGGGCTGATTTCGCGCGCAAGAAAACGGGCGACGGTCGCCGTGTAGGTCTCGAGATCGAGCTCCCGCATGTACCGGCCGTTCATCCAGCGCAGCTTCTTCTCGTCGAACACGGCCGAGGAACGGCCGACGTCCTCAGGCCGGAACCGCTTGACCAGCTCGTCGGTTTCGAGCAGGGTCTCATCGTCCCCGGGACCCCAGCCGAGCAGGGCGACGTAGTTCCTGATCGCGGCCGGCAGGTACCCCGCATCCCGCAGCTCCTGGACCGAGGCGGCACCATGCCGCTTCGAGAGCTTCTTTCCGTCCGGCCCGTGAAGCAGCGGCACATGCGCGTAACGCGGCGGCTCGTGGCCGAGCGCTTCGAGCACCAGCAGTTGCTTCGGCGTGTTCGAGAGGTGGTCGTCGCCGCGGATCACCTCGGTTATTTCCATGTCGGCGTCGTCGACAGCAACCGCGAAGTTGTAGAGCACCGAGCCATCGCCGCGGGCGATCACGAAGTCGTCGTAGCTGCGGTTGGGGAAACGCACCTCACCGTGGATCAGGTCCTGGAGCACGGTGTCGCCATCATCCGGAACGCGCAGCCGGACGGCTCCGCTGCCGTCGGCGCTCGGCTCACCGCGATAACCGCGGTCGGCGCCGTGCTCGGCCTTGAAGGCCTTGACGTCATCGGCGGTAGCCGCATCGCGGTAGGCAGCGCCGCTCTCCAGCAGTTTCTCGAGAGCGAGTGCGTGCTCGGGGGCCCGGGCGAGCTGCGAGAGCGGGCCCTCGTCCCAGTCGAGCTCGAGCCATTCGAGCGCATCGATGATCTGCGAGACGTTCTCTTCGGTCGAGCGATCGAGGTCTGTGTCTTCGATCCGGAGAACGAGCTTGCCGCCGGAATGACGGGCGGCCAGCCAGTTGTAGAGTGCGGTTCTGGCCCCACCGATGTGCAGAGCACCGGTGGGCGAAGGGGCGAATCTAACTCGGAGGTCTTTTTCACTGATGCTCATCGGTGCCCATGTTTCCACAGCGGGAGGTCTGGTGAAGGCGGTGGGTCGCGGTGACGAAATTGGCGCCTCCTCGATCCAGATTTTCAACCAGAGCCCGCGGGCCTGGCGGCCGACGAAGTACACCGATGACGATTTCGCCGAGTTCAAAGAGGCAATCGATGAATCCAGTGTCGAATCGGTGATCATCCACGCCGTCTACCTGATCAATCCGGCTACTCCGGACCGGGAACTGCGGCGAAAGTCGCTCGAGTCGCTCACGCACGCCCTGAGCATCGGAGACGGCATCGGAGCGACCGGCGTCGTCCTCCACCCCGGTTCACGCAAGGACGCCGAGCTGATCCCGGCGATGATCCGCTCCGGCGAGGTGATCGAACAGGCGATCAACCAAACCGACTCCTGTCCGGTCCTGATCGAACAGATGGCGGGGCACAAGGGCATCCTCGGCCACACCTTCGAGGAGATCGCCGCGATCACCGAGGCGGCCGGCGGTGGCGAGCGGATCGGCGCCTGCCTCGATTCATGCCATCTGTTCGCCGCCGGCTACGACATCCGGACCCCCGAGTCAATCGGCATGGTCATCGACGATCTCGAGACCCAGCTCGGCAAGAAGCGCCTGCAGGCGCTCCACCTGAACGACTCGAAGGACCCGTTCGGATCGAAGAAGGACCGGCACGAGGACATCGGCAAGGGTGAGATCGGCGACGAGGCGATGTCCTGGTTCCTGTCCGAGCCCCGGTTCGAGGGCCTCACGGCCCCCATGGAGACGCCGGGAAAACACAAGGAAGGAGTCAGCAAGGCGGACGTCGACCACGTGCGCAAGCTGTACAAGCGGGGCCTCAAGAATCGCAAGTGATCGGACCATGCCGCTAAGGGATAGTTTGTCGGCATGACCAAGCCCAAGCACCCCACGCCGCAGCAGAAGTTTAATCCCGAGAGGGAACAGTTGCTGGTGGAGAGTTACTTCACCGAGCCTGCCGCAAGTCACACCATGCCGGAGGTCGGAGTCACTCCTCGCGCCGCCTACAACGTCATCGCCACGGAGATGGAGCTTGACGGCGATCCGAACAAGAACCTGGCCACCTTCGTGACCACCTGGATGGAGCCTGAGGCGAAGCAGCTGATCAGCGACAGCCTCCACAAGAACTACATCGATCACGCCGAGTACCCACGTACCGCCGAGATCTCAAAACGCTGCGTCCGCATGATCCACGGCCTCTTCAACGGTCCCGAAGGCCAGGACTCCCCCGGTACCGCCTGCGCCGGCTCATCCGAAGCGGTGATGCTCGGCGCTCTCTCGATGAAGTGGAACTGGAAGAACCGCCAGGAAAAGGCCGGCAAGCCTACGACCAAGCCAAACCTCGTCTACGGATCCGACGTCCACGTTGTCTGGGACAAGTTCTGCCGCTACTTCGACGTCGAGCCCCGCAACATTCCGATTCCCAAGGGCAAGACGGTCATGGGCCCGGACGACTTCCGCGAGCACATAGACGAAAACACGATCGGTGTGATCGGTGTGGTCGGCACCACCTTCACGGGCCAGTGCGACGACGTCGTCGGCATCGACCAGATGCTGACCGAGCTGAAGGGCAAGGGCCTCGAGGTGCCGATGCACATCGACGGTGCCTCCGGAGGATTCGTCTTCCCGTTCTCCGAACCGGACTTCACCTGGGACTTCCGCCTCGATTCGGTCGTGTCGATCAACGCCTCCGGCCACAAGTTCGGCCTGGTCTACCCCGGCATCGGCTGGCTGATCACCCGGACCGACGCCCAGGTGCCGGAAGACCTCATCTTCTACGAGGACTACCTCGGCGAGAAGGACGCGACCTTCACCCTGAACTTCTCGGGCAGCTCGTCCTTCGTTCTGGCCCAGTACTACCAGTTCATCCGCCTGGGTCACAGCGGCTACAGCTCGGTCGTGCGAGCCATGACCAAGAACCGTCACGCCCTGGCCGACCGCCTGCGCGACATGGATGCGCTCACGGTCTACGACGACGACAACCCCACCCTGCCGCTGCTGATCGCCAAGACGAACGACAACGAGTCATTCGACAGCAACGACCTGGTCGGCGAGCTGGCCCGGCGCCGCGGCTGGATGGTCCCGGCCTATCAGATGCCCCCCGACAACGAGAACGACCGGATCATGCGAATGCTGGTCAAGTTCAACCAGACCCGCGAACTGGTCGACGCCCTCTGCGACGACTTCGAAGCCTCGATCACCTATCTGCGCAAGCGGGGCGAGGGCAAGGACCCAACACCCCCGGTCCATACGGGTCACGGTTACTAGGGCGGACTCCGTGGGGCGCGGCGCGGGCATTCCTGCCCAGGATGCGATTTAACGGATGGGACGCTCCCTTTGATCGCGCTGCGCCGCGATCCATTGACAACTAAGCACCTGGACAGGAATACCCGCACCACGCCCAAGCCCCCAGCGAGACCACGAAAGTCCCCGATAATCCCGGACTTTCGGGATCTCGACGAAAGGAGGCTCCCGAGACTCGGCTTTTCCACGGAACGTAAGTGGGTGGTTCCCGGTGGTCTCCTGGGTGCGCCTGCCGAGGAGTAAGCGAAGGTGGTGACGGGGGCGCACTTTCGTGCGTTCCCAAGGCTCCGAGCGTCGACGAAGGTCAGGCGTGCGTAGGTGGCCAGCGGGGGCCGCCCGCCACCTCA is a genomic window containing:
- the gatB gene encoding Asp-tRNA(Asn)/Glu-tRNA(Gln) amidotransferase subunit GatB; the encoded protein is MAEELEAVIGLEIHVQLATETKMFCGCPLSFGDDPNIHTCPICLAHPGVLPVPNRKAIEYALLIGAALDCEIAPSSIFHRKNYFYPDNPKAYQITQFEIPICGSGRLGDVRINRAHLEEDAAKMVHVGESGRIQGSDSSMVDFNRGGTPLVEIVTEPDLKSGAQVREWGQLLRATVKELGVSDVNMEEGSLRCDANVSVRPVGTSELGTKTEMKNMNSFRFIERGIEAEIARQKELIGSGGRVVQETLHFDPSTGELHSLRSKEESHDYRYMPEPDLVAIVPTEAMLKAAQDALPELPAARAARYRDELGVQDSAALLLSFETEWAEFFEGVIGHDPGIEPRVAANWVTGEFAAELRKQGDQPLAESKVSPDQLGSLVLMVAGKRISHSSGKSVLEAMVADGADPVTVVEEQGLEQISDSGELETIVEAAIENNPKPAEQVRSGNEKAIGALVGAVMKETKGRADGGEVTRLLRRHLGL
- the gatA gene encoding Asp-tRNA(Asn)/Glu-tRNA(Gln) amidotransferase subunit GatA, with product MAESDLLAATAAETAALIEGNEVSRQECLDIWLERTAADDLNGYLWRADAESAVGSVDQEAQDPVAGVPLAIKDIFCTTGVPTTAASKILEGYRPPYDATAVARLASAGVPMLGKTNMDEFAMGSSNENSAYGPALNPWDRSRVPGGSSGGSAAVVAGGLAPWALGTDTGGSVRQPAAFCGVVGLKPTYGSISRYGMIAFASSLDQCGPITQDVTDAALLLARLEGRDEMDSTSTGIEGGIALPSAANLNGLKFGVPADLVGEGVDPGVKAVFDRTVERIEGLGGTVETIALPHAKHGISAYYVLAPAEASTNLSRYDGVRYGQRASDRDLASMYEDTRGDFFGPEVKRRIMLGTYALSSGYYDAYYGRAQRVRTKIVDDFNSAFAKVDFVITPTSPSVAFGLGEKTADPLTMYMTDLFTVPMSLAGIPAISIPAGMATPEEGGTAMPVGFQIAAPAFGEQKLLEASFALEKAIAFDNGGGRI
- the gatC gene encoding Asp-tRNA(Asn)/Glu-tRNA(Gln) amidotransferase subunit GatC; this encodes MIEREQVLHVARLSRLKLDDDEVSRLETELSSILDHVDRLAEIDIEGVEPTSHVVPLENVLRDDVARPSLDRDVALGQAPDPVDGAFRVPSPQAEG
- the folD gene encoding bifunctional methylenetetrahydrofolate dehydrogenase/methenyltetrahydrofolate cyclohydrolase FolD, encoding MGARTIDGKQVSQEVRDRVGKEVAAFVEDSGRIPTLATVLVGADPASEIYVANKHKACEAAGMKSVHHGLAADTPEADLVALVEELGTDESVDGILVQLPVPDHIDPDAVVSAINPAKDVDGLTPASAGMLASGRPGLVPCTPAGVVELLDHEGFDLNGAEAVIVGRSNLVGRPLFSLLLSRNATVTVCHSRTRDLAGVCRRADVLIAAVGVPELISAEHVKPGATVIDVGMNRTEDGLRGDVNFPEVSEVAGALTPVPGGVGPMTIAMLMANTLSAAKARG
- a CDS encoding UvrD-helicase domain-containing protein produces the protein MVEALTNTTPDLNPPQQEAVEYGDGPLLVIAGAGSGKTRVLTHRIAHLLSTRRARPGEILAITFTNRAAKEMQERVEQLVGARARAMWVTTFHSACARMLRADAEKLGYSKSFTIYDQADSLRMIKRVMVELDVDPKRFPARAIQNGISGAKNELLDSEAYAQHGGSYFEDTVAGVYELYEKRMVENNAMDFDDLLVRTVNVLELFESARDRWRRTFRYILVDEYQDTNHAQYRLLQLLAAEHGNLTVVGDEDQSVYGFRHADVRNILDFEKDFPNAKVVKLEQNYRSTQTILTAANAVVENNRDRRPKKLWTEAGQGDEIEVVRLGDEHEEARWVAGEVDRLIDEEGLTTEDIAIFYRTNAMSRVVEDTLVRFGTPYQVIGGTKFYERAEIKDAIAYLQYISNPRDSVSFSRVVNTPRRGIGDTSQARILAHANTTGEDIWDVASAAETVPGLSGAAVRCVTEFQSTMMGLRAKSERSPVSETLEAVLTESGYFDALEAERTVEAEGRTENLRELVGVAAEFDTNRALEGESEIAPLDEFLQQISLYTDQDKLEKSESLLTLMTLHNAKGLEYDTVFIIGCEDGVFPHSRALDEGEEEEERRLCYVGITRARQRLYLTSARTRRLYGGRSEATMPSRFLDEFPASLVHQQGSAVGGGIGTSTSWGSPSSGGFSSLSGGLGSGSDPIQPSTAVEVSLGDDVVHASFGEGVVIGTEPGGVVIVRFSADGTERKLMAEYAPIKKR
- the cysE gene encoding serine O-acetyltransferase; the protein is MARPDHITNAVSGIKSQVAAARGRDPATATASTIEILATWPGVQAVLAYRLAHRLYCRKLPLVPLAISFISRVITGIEIHPGARIGEGFFIDHGAGVVIGETAEIGDNVTLYQGVTLGGTGFQAGKRHPTIEDNVTIGSGAKLLGPITVGHGAKIGANTVVVEDVPSRSTVVGNPGHPVRIEGRKVEGPDADWIHLPDPLQDAVKSLSARIKELEKQVADLSGGEDPKAEHPVTKPRKGRSSAGG
- the cysK gene encoding cysteine synthase A, translated to MIAPQASATVGGTPLVSLARIGEGVGAEVCAKLEYFNPGGSVKDRIGAAMIGAAEAQGKLVRGESVIVEPTSGNTGIALAMICAARGYELILTMPEGMSRERAKLLRAYGAEVQETPSMGGMDEAVELAARICEQRKGYMPQQFSNPANPEAHFRTTGPEIWDDTEGEIAAFVCGVGTGGTITGVARYLKEQGSDAKIIAVEPASSPVLSGGSTGPHRIQGIGPGFVPEVLDQDLLDEILPVSDDEALKTARQLAGREGILGGISAGANVFAALEVAKRPDMKGGRVVTIVCDSGDRYMSLPFFAP
- a CDS encoding Rrf2 family transcriptional regulator, whose translation is MISITSKSRYAVVAMAELARSGDRPMPVKELAERRDIPDQFLEQLFSTLRRSGLLTSHRGSKGGYTLSRPADEITVLEVVQALDGKVGQEADEAGGIWLDGITALRKVFGETTIAEIERREAEEAAARMYFI